Part of the Bdellovibrionales bacterium genome is shown below.
ATATCACGAGCCGCGCCAACATTTTTAATCGCTTCAAGCATTCTCAGTGTACCCATCCCCACAATGTCGCCGGTGTAAATGGGTTCATCGAAAGACACTCGCACGTGGCTTTGCGCTCCTAAATTATAGATCTCCGTCGGCTCAATTTTATCAATGAGCTTTTCTAAACAGCTGGCGTCTGAAAGATCACCATAATGGAGGTGAAGGCGGGCATCGGCATCGTGAACATCATCAAAAATGTGCATTATTCTGCTTGTATTAAAGGAAGAGGATCTTCGGATAATCCCATGCACCTCATAGTCCTTTTCAAGGAGTAGGTCTGCGAGGTAGGAACCATCTTGTCCAGTGATACCCGTTACCAATGCTTTTTTCATAAAAAGAATTCCTTTACGCATTTAGAGACATATTCAACGTCTTGTTGAGTCATGAGTGGGTGAGATCCCCAAAATAATCCACGATCCATGACCGCATTGGCACCTGACAAGTCGCCGACCACTCGGTGTTTGATATTTTTAAAAGCAGGTTGGCGCGCTAAATTTCCAGCGATCACTGGTCTTGTTTCTATTCCTGATTTTTCCAAATGGCGCTGCAAACGATCCCGGAGGTCCTTCGACTCACAAAGCACGGGAAAGCCAAACCAAGTTGATGAGGCCCCAGGGGTGGTTCTCATGGGTACAACCGCTTTATTTTTTGCATGTAACCACAAGTCTTCGATCCAAAAATTTGCAATTTCAACTCGCCTTTGGTTAAAGCCTTCAAGTTTACCGAGTTGCTTCATCCCAAAGGCAGCATTGATCTCTGTCGGCCTGACATTAAAACCGGTATTAATAAACAAAAAACGCGGGTCGATATCCGCATGCTTGGCCTCAACAGCCGCCTTGTTTTTTAAATGGCGAGTCCAACCATGAGCTCTGAGGCAGCGAAATAATTCCGCCATCTCATCGTTATTGGTCACAATCATCCCGCCCTCGATAGTGGTAATGTGATGGGAGAAGAAAAAACTATAGGTGCCGACATCACCAAAGGTGCCGACAAATTGATCATTAAATCGAGTGCCTAGAGACTCACAGGTGTCTTCTATAACCCAAATCTTTTCTCGTTTAGCAGAAGATAAAAGCTCTTTTAGAGGTGCCGAATTGCCTAAAACGTGGACAGGGCAAATAGCGCCGGTATCTTTGCTATAGGCATTTTCAACCGACGCAACACTCATTTGTAGTGATTCTGGGTCGCTATCGACGAGCACAGGGATCAATCCAGCCTGAACAATGGGCCAAACGGTCGTCGACCAAGTCACCGCCGGAACAATCACTTCTTGCCCAGGTTCTAATTTCATTGCGCCATGAACACTCGTCGGGCATTCTGAATTAACCAAGGCGAAAAAAGCCAAAAGGTTTGCACTTGAGCCCGAGTTAACAAAAATGGCGTGTTTGGATCCTATGTAGTCCGCAAACATTGCTTCAAAAGAAAGGCAACGTTCGCCAAAAGTGACAAAGCCTGATCTCAGGACATCAATAGCGGCCGAGATCTCTTCTTCTCCAAAAGTCGAGGCATTTAATGGGATTTTCATCGAGTAAACCTACCTCTTCCTTATAGAAGAGGCAAGCTCCCCACAGAACCCGCCGTGCGGATTTCCCGCAACGGGCTCTTCAAAACTTGGTTCGTGTTTATTTGACATAAGGACTCCATCCTAAGTGTTTCAGTTGAGTCGTTTCCGGGGGGAGGGGCAGAGGCTCTCTCGAGAGGAGTCTCTTGAACATTTCCCAGGTGAAGGACTTTGTCTGAGAGCGTGCCTTATTTCCGTTTAAAGCGCGGACTGCCTGGTGCAGATTCTCCACACTGATGTGGCTGAACAGGTTATTAAAAACAAGTTCGAGATTCTTCGCCGATAACCCTATTCGTGCCCAGCTGTTCAGCTCCAGAGTGCGAGCTGCTGATCCCGTGTATCCAGTTCTGCGATTGGACGGGGAAGAGTGTTCACGATTCAAGTTCTGTCGTTCCCTTCGCTCAGTGCGCATTACCACACTTCCACGCTACTATGAAACGATCTGACTTCCTTGGAGAGGACATCGCAATTAGACTTGATTTTGACGTCTTGCTTAATCACT
Proteins encoded:
- a CDS encoding DegT/DnrJ/EryC1/StrS family aminotransferase, which produces MKIPLNASTFGEEEISAAIDVLRSGFVTFGERCLSFEAMFADYIGSKHAIFVNSGSSANLLAFFALVNSECPTSVHGAMKLEPGQEVIVPAVTWSTTVWPIVQAGLIPVLVDSDPESLQMSVASVENAYSKDTGAICPVHVLGNSAPLKELLSSAKREKIWVIEDTCESLGTRFNDQFVGTFGDVGTYSFFFSHHITTIEGGMIVTNNDEMAELFRCLRAHGWTRHLKNKAAVEAKHADIDPRFLFINTGFNVRPTEINAAFGMKQLGKLEGFNQRRVEIANFWIEDLWLHAKNKAVVPMRTTPGASSTWFGFPVLCESKDLRDRLQRHLEKSGIETRPVIAGNLARQPAFKNIKHRVVGDLSGANAVMDRGLFWGSHPLMTQQDVEYVSKCVKEFFL